From the Leptospira biflexa serovar Patoc strain 'Patoc 1 (Paris)' genome, one window contains:
- a CDS encoding DUF6938 domain-containing protein yields MFGLDTGFISKQTAGLIRGILQKRYSIGETSIPLFSSPSPLYPGLELISDKGQNPIQKRLVVGSIRMGYGHHRMALSVYSHSLQKNIPTYLHDLLAIESPESKAIRDIDSGYSFFSRMSSEIGGPVEWIWGQLMSQGNLTSLELSCQLAALYKGLMNGIPTDSPVITTYPLNGQIAIASGFQKTIHLICDNYPQYYLLVPGALNLVQSPSSYTKFMEMGVPKDNLAVAGHWVSEDIVSNAVTDSENRVRRIDAKKVRRFLIPIGGAGAQKGYIVDLIRLTKSYLTNKKAVYWINTGDHVKVLKAIEEYLIFQKIPYLSIDSWEDLLTFITRHPLRSDDNENNPPVVLFHFPTHTEAFSATDRLIRIADVLVTKPSELAFFPIPKLFIRRVGDHEAASVVRSLELGEGTVECREVMHAKELVQIFTESDDLLLRMNESIIKNTIEGVYNGSKTAVAMATAT; encoded by the coding sequence ATGTTCGGCCTAGATACAGGTTTTATTTCCAAACAAACCGCTGGCCTCATTCGAGGGATCCTCCAAAAACGATATTCGATTGGAGAAACCTCCATTCCTTTATTTTCTTCCCCTTCTCCACTTTATCCTGGACTAGAACTCATTTCCGACAAAGGACAAAACCCTATCCAAAAACGACTCGTGGTCGGAAGTATCCGTATGGGGTATGGCCACCACAGGATGGCGCTTTCCGTTTACTCTCATTCCTTACAAAAAAACATTCCTACCTACCTTCATGATTTACTGGCCATCGAATCCCCGGAGTCAAAGGCCATTCGTGATATCGATTCTGGTTATAGTTTTTTTTCCCGTATGAGTTCTGAGATCGGTGGGCCAGTGGAATGGATTTGGGGACAACTTATGTCTCAAGGAAATCTCACTTCGCTCGAACTATCTTGCCAACTAGCCGCTCTATATAAGGGACTTATGAATGGCATTCCCACAGACTCCCCTGTGATCACCACATATCCGTTAAATGGTCAAATTGCCATCGCCTCAGGGTTTCAAAAAACCATCCATCTCATTTGTGATAATTATCCACAGTACTACTTACTTGTCCCTGGTGCTCTAAATTTAGTACAGTCTCCCTCTTCGTATACAAAGTTCATGGAGATGGGTGTTCCGAAAGACAACTTAGCAGTGGCGGGACACTGGGTTTCAGAAGACATCGTGTCTAATGCAGTGACCGATTCTGAAAATCGAGTGCGAAGGATTGATGCAAAAAAAGTCAGAAGGTTCTTAATCCCAATTGGTGGTGCTGGTGCACAAAAAGGATACATCGTAGATCTCATCCGATTGACCAAGTCCTATCTCACCAACAAAAAGGCAGTGTATTGGATTAACACCGGAGATCATGTCAAAGTATTAAAAGCAATCGAAGAGTATTTGATCTTCCAAAAAATTCCTTATCTTTCCATTGATTCCTGGGAAGACCTACTAACCTTCATAACACGACATCCTCTCAGGTCAGACGACAATGAAAACAATCCACCTGTTGTTTTGTTTCATTTTCCAACACATACAGAAGCTTTTTCAGCGACAGACAGGCTCATACGAATCGCGGATGTCCTTGTGACAAAACCATCGGAGTTGGCTTTTTTCCCAATTCCCAAACTTTTTATCCGAAGAGTGGGAGACCATGAAGCCGCCTCTGTTGTTCGCTCCTTGGAACTTGGGGAAGGGACAGTGGAATGTAGGGAAGTGATGCATGCAAAGGAACTCGTTCAAATTTTTACCGAGTCGGATGATTTGTTACTCAGAATGAACGAGTCCATCATTAAAAATACGATTGAAGGCGTTTATAACGGAAGTAAGACGGCCGTTGCCATGGCGACCGCAACCTAA
- the lpxA gene encoding acyl-ACP--UDP-N-acetylglucosamine O-acyltransferase, whose amino-acid sequence MKIHPTAIIDPKAELHESVEVGPFCIIEKDVKIGEGTVIESHVKILSGTRIGKFNKISSGGSFGGLPQDLAFKPETKTYLEIGDHNHFRENVIFHRGTIEGKGTVIGSHNYLMGNVHIAHDVIVGDHNIMVQNTMLAGHVVIGNKVFISGSVGVHQFVRVADYAMLAGLTKVVKDVPPYATVDGHPGLIVSLNVVGMKRAGISADVRLAIKRVYKVIYHSGFNTKQALAELKKDPNPAPEVQKVIEFFETSKRGVVDHRFVSGGSDEE is encoded by the coding sequence ATGAAAATTCACCCCACTGCCATCATCGATCCAAAAGCGGAATTACATGAATCCGTTGAAGTTGGACCATTTTGTATCATCGAAAAAGATGTCAAAATCGGAGAAGGAACTGTTATCGAATCCCATGTAAAAATCCTATCTGGGACCAGAATCGGTAAATTTAATAAAATTTCTTCTGGCGGTAGTTTCGGCGGATTACCTCAAGATTTGGCTTTCAAACCCGAAACCAAAACCTACTTAGAAATTGGGGATCACAATCATTTTAGAGAAAACGTAATCTTTCATAGAGGAACCATCGAAGGCAAAGGAACTGTCATCGGAAGTCACAATTACCTAATGGGAAATGTACACATTGCCCACGATGTCATTGTTGGTGATCATAACATCATGGTTCAAAATACAATGCTTGCAGGTCACGTTGTGATTGGGAACAAAGTATTCATTTCTGGATCTGTAGGAGTCCACCAATTTGTGCGAGTTGCCGATTATGCGATGTTAGCAGGACTAACGAAAGTTGTGAAAGATGTCCCTCCTTATGCCACAGTCGATGGCCATCCAGGCCTCATCGTAAGTTTGAATGTGGTTGGTATGAAACGAGCGGGAATCTCTGCCGATGTTCGCCTTGCCATCAAAAGAGTCTACAAGGTGATTTATCACAGTGGATTCAACACAAAACAAGCTTTAGCTGAACTTAAGAAAGATCCAAACCCTGCACCAGAAGTGCAAAAGGTAATCGAATTCTTCGAAACAAGCAAACGTGGTGTTGTGGACCACCGTTTTGTTTCTGGTGGATCCGACGAAGAATGA
- a CDS encoding transferase produces MYLLFPGRHHLLTRYQKEYLLQLVEHGLSEVLDVFGNPLAVSKHPSAIIFAVTSANHNNTRRNPLSLYQRAMMIQDFSKEFKIPSLVIPIDDIGMSPNFASYTLKKIEVETELRLKLTPKNTIVLCSTPVANLYLTLGFFVLPVEKVPGPKLSFFAKLPWEELEGIVSRRKERKATTSARPFTLGLEDPTQIGAAEEEGIYHNLDRACLRLWNDYGLFEKVDMLFSDSLIGDDGDLTESRDYNTYVREMDNIAELKFQETKPFVKPGRIGDIGCAVGSWIKLVCQDPSGLESDFYGVEIARHLYQICEQRKENGEFSNPNVFFLRKNAVSGLVFPKMSMNTIHTSSLTHEIESYGGRSQLVSFIQNRYDELVMGGVWINRDVVGPEGKEIEVFVWMEEESGTNHGRGPEAFSNSKEYLDSLSTKERFFQFQKDFRKVEGYVLRTDTFFVDGIEYHRMKLKDICEYVSKKDYTDNWDSEMHESFCFWSFNEWKENLESIGFKISPNSYEYRNEWLVQNRYEGKVKLFTSQSPSPQIHSELIPFDFPVTHMLMLAEK; encoded by the coding sequence ATGTACTTATTATTTCCGGGGCGTCACCATCTCCTCACGAGGTACCAAAAAGAGTATTTACTCCAATTGGTAGAACATGGACTCTCGGAAGTATTGGATGTGTTTGGAAATCCATTAGCGGTTTCCAAACACCCTAGCGCCATTATTTTTGCCGTCACTTCGGCCAATCACAACAACACAAGACGAAACCCTCTCTCTCTTTACCAAAGGGCGATGATGATCCAAGATTTTTCAAAAGAATTTAAGATTCCAAGTCTTGTCATACCCATTGATGATATTGGAATGTCACCTAACTTTGCTTCGTATACTTTGAAAAAAATTGAAGTGGAAACCGAGTTAAGACTCAAATTGACTCCAAAGAATACGATTGTCCTCTGTTCGACACCCGTCGCCAATTTATACCTTACCTTAGGTTTTTTTGTTTTACCTGTGGAAAAAGTTCCAGGCCCAAAACTTTCTTTTTTTGCAAAACTCCCATGGGAAGAACTGGAAGGGATTGTCTCCCGACGAAAAGAAAGGAAGGCAACGACTTCAGCTCGACCATTCACTCTCGGATTAGAGGACCCAACCCAAATTGGTGCCGCGGAGGAAGAGGGGATCTACCATAACTTAGATAGAGCTTGCCTTCGTTTGTGGAATGACTATGGACTCTTTGAGAAAGTTGATATGTTGTTTTCGGATTCTCTCATTGGTGATGATGGAGACCTAACAGAATCCAGAGATTATAATACCTATGTCCGCGAAATGGACAATATCGCCGAACTCAAATTCCAAGAAACAAAACCCTTTGTGAAACCAGGTAGGATTGGTGATATTGGATGTGCTGTTGGTTCTTGGATCAAACTGGTTTGCCAGGATCCTAGTGGTTTAGAATCCGATTTTTATGGAGTTGAGATCGCAAGGCATCTTTACCAAATCTGTGAACAACGAAAAGAAAATGGTGAGTTTTCGAATCCCAATGTCTTTTTTTTACGAAAGAATGCTGTGAGTGGACTTGTTTTTCCAAAGATGAGTATGAACACAATCCATACATCTTCCCTCACACATGAAATTGAGTCTTATGGCGGTCGAAGCCAACTGGTTTCTTTTATCCAGAATCGTTACGATGAATTGGTCATGGGTGGGGTTTGGATCAACCGAGATGTGGTGGGACCCGAAGGCAAAGAAATAGAAGTTTTTGTTTGGATGGAAGAGGAATCGGGCACTAACCATGGCCGTGGTCCAGAAGCCTTTTCCAATTCCAAAGAATACCTAGATTCCTTGTCCACAAAAGAACGATTTTTTCAATTCCAAAAGGACTTTCGTAAAGTGGAAGGTTATGTGCTTAGGACGGACACCTTTTTCGTCGATGGTATAGAATACCATCGTATGAAACTCAAAGATATCTGCGAATACGTTTCCAAAAAAGATTACACTGACAATTGGGACAGTGAAATGCATGAGTCTTTTTGTTTTTGGAGTTTCAATGAATGGAAAGAAAATTTAGAATCAATCGGATTTAAAATTTCACCTAATTCATACGAATATCGTAATGAGTGGCTTGTACAAAATCGGTATGAAGGTAAGGTAAAACTTTTTACATCACAATCGCCAAGTCCCCAAATCCATTCTGAACTCATTCCATTTGATTTTCCAGTGACCCATATGCTAATGTTAGCGGAAAAATAA
- a CDS encoding Hpt domain-containing protein, translated as MHLLIDWSRIESLVDMNDPEDQAWLKEMIASLLENMATRVENLDRLMLSKDPKDLQSELHQIKGVAANFGLAALSEVVIKAEALVKAGDVETSILEGKKFQGFGNPQNWNSKINSLRR; from the coding sequence GTGCACTTGTTAATAGACTGGTCCCGTATCGAATCTCTTGTGGATATGAATGATCCTGAAGACCAAGCATGGCTTAAGGAAATGATTGCTTCGCTTTTAGAAAATATGGCAACTCGGGTTGAAAATTTGGACCGATTGATGTTATCCAAAGATCCAAAAGACCTACAATCGGAATTGCACCAGATCAAAGGTGTGGCTGCTAATTTTGGACTCGCAGCACTCTCTGAAGTAGTGATCAAAGCAGAAGCTCTTGTGAAAGCTGGTGATGTAGAAACATCGATTCTAGAAGGAAAAAAATTCCAGGGATTTGGGAATCCACAAAACTGGAACTCCAAAATAAATTCTCTACGTAGATGA
- a CDS encoding acetyl-CoA C-acetyltransferase gives MEQVYILGGLRSAFGSFGGTLKDMSAVDLGVEVSKAALQKTGVDPSLIEESIFGNVIPTGKDGIYLARHIGLKSGVPITSPALTLNRLCGSGMEAVIQAAKKIMLGEAHTVLAGGVESMSNAPYVVRNARFGVRYGNAEFEDSLAQGLTDIYVELPMGMTAENLSDQYKISREEQDAWAATSQERAEEATNKGILKEEIHPITISGKNPIVFDKDEFIKGKAGGAKLASLKPAFKKDGSVTAGNASGINDGASALIVASASQAKKLGKEPLAIVKSWGHAGCDPAKMGIGPALAIPSALQKAGLSLKDIGLVEVNEAFAAQYLAVQKELGLDPKITNVNGGAVAIGHPLGASGNRVTLTLALEMQRRGVKYGVASLCIGGGQGIAIVLENPKA, from the coding sequence ATGGAACAAGTTTATATTTTGGGCGGACTGAGATCCGCATTCGGTAGTTTTGGCGGAACCCTCAAAGACATGAGTGCCGTTGACCTTGGGGTCGAAGTTTCAAAAGCAGCACTCCAAAAAACGGGTGTTGATCCTTCCTTAATTGAAGAAAGTATTTTTGGAAATGTTATCCCTACTGGAAAAGATGGAATCTATTTAGCACGTCATATCGGCTTAAAATCAGGTGTTCCCATCACGAGTCCTGCATTAACACTCAACAGGCTTTGTGGTTCCGGAATGGAAGCTGTGATCCAAGCTGCCAAAAAAATCATGTTAGGTGAAGCACACACTGTCCTTGCTGGTGGAGTCGAATCTATGAGTAACGCTCCTTATGTAGTGCGAAATGCAAGATTTGGAGTTCGTTACGGAAATGCGGAATTTGAAGATTCACTCGCACAAGGATTAACTGACATCTATGTTGAACTTCCAATGGGAATGACGGCTGAGAATTTATCAGACCAATACAAAATCTCGAGAGAAGAACAAGATGCGTGGGCAGCCACTTCACAAGAAAGAGCAGAAGAGGCAACAAACAAGGGAATCTTAAAAGAAGAAATCCATCCCATCACCATTAGTGGAAAAAATCCAATTGTATTTGATAAAGACGAATTCATCAAAGGAAAGGCGGGAGGGGCAAAACTTGCCTCACTCAAACCTGCATTCAAAAAAGATGGATCTGTTACTGCAGGCAATGCGTCTGGAATCAATGATGGTGCCTCTGCACTGATCGTTGCCTCTGCATCCCAAGCCAAAAAACTCGGAAAAGAACCACTCGCCATTGTGAAATCATGGGGCCATGCAGGTTGTGATCCTGCGAAGATGGGGATTGGTCCAGCTCTTGCGATTCCTTCTGCCTTACAAAAAGCGGGTCTAAGTTTGAAAGACATCGGTCTTGTGGAAGTGAACGAAGCGTTTGCCGCTCAGTACTTAGCTGTGCAAAAAGAACTTGGTCTTGATCCAAAAATTACCAATGTGAATGGTGGTGCTGTTGCCATCGGACATCCACTCGGAGCATCGGGTAACCGTGTGACTTTGACATTGGCACTTGAGATGCAAAGACGAGGAGTGAAGTATGGTGTTGCTTCTCTTTGTATCGGTGGAGGACAAGGGATCGCGATTGTTTTAGAAAATCCGAAAGCATAG
- a CDS encoding HlyD family efflux transporter periplasmic adaptor subunit — MFKKFKNIKETDSNWESRHSASYYDELLKHPAPNWEKKGIYLIAIFFFCFVLFLMIGRVDVVVQANGNIRPKGNYHVVEALETGTLTNLYVKSGDFLKKGDPIMELEFSEQQIELSKDTNNLDYEEKKLQRLIRNKREADKILKNLAYNLENNSGSSLSGGVLSKFVSLKKAFMDFQNGVGAKFIYDQSLLEFNEEFGNLKDEIQREENIIASLRGDTKLKKERVANAVIRMPFSGVIGELAVNNVGQNIIRGQTVASLMEEGQPLEAIVEVSSKDIGAVKIGLSAVIKVKAFHQNDFGVVEGTVSQIIPNTKEKDSFSVILILGTQDLNQDGKQFQLFPGLKVVADIVIDRKNIYQILFRYADPRN; from the coding sequence ATGTTTAAAAAGTTTAAAAATATAAAAGAAACTGATTCCAATTGGGAATCAAGACATTCCGCTTCCTATTATGATGAATTATTGAAACACCCTGCACCTAACTGGGAAAAGAAGGGAATCTACCTAATCGCCATATTCTTTTTTTGTTTTGTTTTATTTTTGATGATTGGGCGTGTCGATGTTGTCGTGCAGGCAAATGGTAATATAAGACCCAAAGGGAATTACCATGTTGTAGAAGCATTGGAGACGGGAACATTAACGAATTTGTATGTGAAATCAGGGGATTTTCTAAAAAAAGGTGATCCCATTATGGAGTTAGAATTCTCCGAACAACAAATCGAATTATCCAAAGATACAAACAATTTAGATTATGAAGAAAAAAAATTACAAAGACTCATTCGAAATAAAAGAGAAGCGGATAAAATTTTAAAAAATCTTGCTTATAATTTAGAAAACAATTCTGGTTCCTCACTCTCCGGCGGTGTTTTGAGTAAATTTGTAAGTTTAAAAAAAGCATTTATGGATTTTCAAAATGGAGTGGGAGCCAAATTCATTTACGACCAAAGTTTATTAGAATTTAATGAAGAGTTTGGAAATCTAAAAGATGAAATCCAACGTGAAGAGAATATCATAGCGAGTTTACGTGGAGATACAAAATTAAAAAAGGAAAGAGTTGCGAATGCTGTGATTCGAATGCCTTTTTCAGGCGTGATTGGAGAATTGGCCGTCAATAACGTCGGGCAAAATATCATACGAGGCCAGACTGTTGCATCGTTAATGGAAGAAGGCCAACCATTAGAAGCCATCGTTGAAGTAAGTAGTAAAGATATCGGGGCCGTAAAAATCGGTTTATCGGCTGTGATTAAAGTCAAAGCCTTCCATCAAAATGATTTTGGAGTTGTGGAAGGTACTGTTTCACAAATCATTCCAAATACAAAAGAGAAAGATTCTTTTTCAGTGATTCTTATTTTAGGAACACAAGATCTAAACCAAGACGGAAAACAATTTCAACTTTTTCCAGGTCTTAAAGTGGTTGCTGATATCGTCATTGATCGAAAAAATATTTATCAAATTTTATTTCGATATGCTGATCCTAGGAATTAA
- a CDS encoding peptidase domain-containing ABC transporter: MQSEVRRNLDKIRTVFRSNYLLAELDDSERESLLPFIEVKFLRIGQTLIKANQMPDSIHFVLTGKFGMKQNKEEIQLGRYAFVEEGESIGERITLTKTPSKHDYYALEPSIVLLLPTSRFLKLVESHPEIADKAKHREEEQEKFHYVRKLSFFDELSPDEIKSILKSIQLIKVPQGEFIFVEGEAGESAYIVRSGKIQIRTENPRKIISIMKSGDILGEIAIFKQQKRLASAITAEDSELYQIPGNVFRKVIGAEKGNKLEEIVQSRLLRYSTYKSKEKEENSIRPFVSKRFQIRKTTQTILIEQVTTDQMSLVGLVCSELALRVFDKPLPSNWKIRIKNELSRNIVPGIFELAIELEKLGFLTKQLHLPFQELKSLENPVFITDEENIPCLLYLVDMELGAILISHPIKGVYEITTSQFLKQWDGVILQFSLVPNTLSAEVSLISFFKELRMLFNPKKKEIRWVMVATFFSAILSLSLPYLIRQIVDQVLVFSDRNFLFTVVFGVTLAVFFQTMFSLFRNLISIGLMQNLEYNYFVRFFQHILNLTLPEFRRFETGDFTQRLKENQRILEITQRSGLFLILDLITLPIYLLVLFRLDGGLSSVGLFFLILYAIVVVRSSTRIKKLQKHSFESKKKTTAFFLSLFSGIQLIKASSIESRYLAKGLNEIARTILTNLRVGKRVHILELISKFFEQIGLIAVITFGVNQVLNETLSLGSFLGFLVLYSLLMEPIVRLCHLYEDLSELRESRMRLTEIYSLPGELVSLRPFGELPRLTGKIKLDNISFRYSDGSPEILKDINLDIEAGEKIAIVGRSGCGKSTLMRIMMGTLSPTKGKVFVDSFDLSTLDPEEVRIQFGAVEQHPILFSGTIIENLAKKNPSLPKESLLAGAKLASVDQFVERFPMKYETKIGESGVGLSGGQRQRLAIARALVTNPSILFLDEPTSALDSETEAHIQSQWETVFLDRTVIQISHRLHSTVSADKIIVLDEGRIVEMGNHAELIQTKGYYYHLFPTLTEEESHV; the protein is encoded by the coding sequence ATGCAATCAGAAGTTCGGCGTAATCTCGATAAAATTCGGACTGTGTTTCGATCCAATTATTTATTAGCAGAATTGGATGATTCAGAACGAGAATCTCTCCTCCCATTCATCGAAGTAAAGTTTCTGCGCATTGGACAAACTTTAATCAAAGCAAACCAAATGCCTGATTCTATCCATTTTGTCTTAACCGGCAAATTTGGTATGAAACAAAATAAGGAAGAAATCCAATTAGGAAGGTATGCCTTTGTTGAAGAAGGGGAATCGATCGGTGAAAGGATCACTCTCACAAAAACTCCATCGAAACATGATTATTATGCACTTGAACCTTCGATTGTATTGTTATTGCCTACATCTCGTTTTTTAAAGTTAGTTGAATCACATCCAGAAATAGCAGATAAGGCCAAACATCGTGAGGAAGAACAAGAGAAATTTCACTATGTCCGTAAACTAAGTTTTTTTGATGAGTTGTCTCCCGATGAGATCAAATCAATATTAAAGTCCATTCAACTCATCAAAGTTCCACAGGGAGAATTTATTTTTGTAGAAGGGGAAGCAGGTGAATCTGCATACATAGTTCGTTCAGGTAAAATCCAAATCCGAACAGAAAATCCAAGAAAGATTATCTCAATCATGAAGTCGGGAGATATCCTTGGTGAAATTGCGATCTTTAAACAACAAAAACGATTAGCGAGTGCGATTACCGCCGAAGATTCAGAACTTTATCAAATACCAGGCAATGTATTTCGAAAAGTCATAGGTGCAGAAAAAGGAAACAAACTTGAGGAAATCGTTCAATCAAGATTGTTAAGGTATTCTACTTATAAATCAAAAGAAAAAGAAGAAAATTCAATTCGTCCTTTTGTTTCCAAACGATTTCAAATCAGAAAAACAACACAAACAATTTTAATAGAACAAGTCACAACAGATCAAATGAGTCTTGTTGGTTTGGTATGTTCCGAATTAGCTCTCAGAGTTTTTGACAAACCCCTTCCATCCAATTGGAAAATCAGGATCAAAAATGAACTGAGTCGAAATATAGTACCAGGTATTTTTGAACTTGCAATCGAATTGGAAAAACTTGGTTTTTTAACGAAACAACTCCATCTTCCATTCCAAGAATTAAAATCGTTAGAAAACCCAGTGTTTATCACGGACGAAGAAAATATTCCATGTCTATTATATTTAGTTGATATGGAGTTAGGTGCGATTCTTATTTCTCATCCAATCAAAGGCGTTTATGAAATCACAACCTCTCAATTTTTAAAACAATGGGATGGTGTGATCTTACAATTTTCCCTCGTTCCTAATACTTTATCTGCGGAAGTGAGTTTGATCAGTTTTTTTAAAGAACTACGAATGCTTTTTAACCCAAAGAAGAAAGAGATTCGTTGGGTGATGGTCGCAACTTTTTTCTCAGCAATCTTGTCTTTGTCTCTTCCTTATTTAATCAGACAAATTGTAGACCAAGTTTTGGTTTTTTCTGACCGTAACTTTTTGTTCACCGTTGTATTTGGAGTCACCTTAGCTGTTTTTTTTCAAACGATGTTTTCATTATTTCGCAATCTCATTTCAATTGGTTTGATGCAAAATCTTGAATACAATTATTTTGTCAGATTTTTCCAACACATTTTAAACTTAACACTTCCTGAGTTTCGAAGATTTGAAACAGGTGATTTTACACAAAGATTAAAAGAAAACCAAAGGATTTTAGAGATTACACAACGATCTGGTTTGTTTTTGATTTTAGATTTAATCACATTACCAATTTATCTTTTGGTTTTGTTTCGATTGGATGGAGGATTATCTTCAGTAGGATTATTTTTTCTTATTCTATATGCAATCGTAGTTGTACGCTCCAGTACAAGAATCAAAAAATTACAAAAACATAGCTTTGAATCGAAGAAAAAAACTACGGCATTTTTCCTCTCACTATTTTCAGGAATTCAATTGATCAAAGCGTCTTCTATTGAAAGTCGATATCTTGCTAAGGGTTTAAATGAAATTGCGAGAACAATCTTAACCAATTTACGTGTTGGAAAAAGGGTTCATATACTCGAACTCATCAGTAAGTTCTTTGAACAAATTGGTTTGATTGCAGTGATCACATTTGGAGTGAATCAAGTTTTAAATGAAACGTTATCTTTAGGTAGTTTTTTGGGTTTTTTAGTTTTATATTCCTTACTCATGGAACCAATTGTCCGTTTATGCCATCTTTACGAGGATCTAAGTGAGTTAAGAGAATCACGGATGAGGCTCACGGAAATTTATTCGTTACCAGGCGAACTAGTCAGTTTACGGCCGTTTGGTGAACTTCCTCGGCTTACTGGAAAAATTAAACTAGATAATATTAGTTTTCGTTATTCAGATGGTTCTCCAGAAATCTTAAAGGATATCAATTTGGATATCGAAGCTGGTGAGAAAATTGCCATTGTTGGGCGTAGTGGATGCGGAAAATCTACATTAATGCGTATCATGATGGGAACACTTTCTCCGACGAAAGGAAAGGTATTTGTTGATTCCTTTGATTTATCTACCCTTGACCCTGAGGAAGTAAGAATCCAATTCGGTGCTGTAGAACAACATCCAATTCTATTTTCAGGTACCATCATTGAAAATTTAGCCAAAAAAAATCCCTCATTGCCAAAGGAATCTTTGTTAGCTGGAGCAAAACTTGCATCAGTTGATCAATTTGTAGAACGATTTCCTATGAAGTATGAAACGAAAATTGGAGAATCTGGAGTTGGATTGTCTGGTGGGCAAAGACAAAGACTTGCGATTGCTCGGGCATTAGTTACAAATCCCAGTATTTTATTTTTGGATGAACCTACCTCCGCATTGGATTCGGAAACAGAAGCTCACATTCAATCCCAATGGGAAACTGTATTTTTAGATAGAACTGTGATTCAAATCTCACATCGATTGCATAGTACGGTGAGTGCTGACAAAATCATCGTATTAGATGAAGGACGCATTGTTGAAATGGGTAATCACGCGGAATTAATCCAAACTAAAGGATATTATTATCATTTGTTTCCTACGTTAACGGAAGAGGAAAGCCATGTTTAA